In Mycobacterium sp. JS623, one genomic interval encodes:
- a CDS encoding class I SAM-dependent methyltransferase, whose protein sequence is MSQKTSAPDSTAVRTALWRALHTEVDAPPHVLDDRIGLQLAEPDPDWRQRPDMNPDGTRAFRASIVARARYLDDLVIDRAAAGIRQYVILGAGLDTFAQRHRDIVVRIFEVDQPGTQDWKRRRLTEIGYPPGENLQFVPVDFERGDTFPDALRANGFDAHHPAVLSSMGVSMYLTREATETTLRQVAAMAGGSVLVMTFMLPVDLVDAAERPMQESVEAAAAASGTPFLSHYAPEEMVELCCAAGFSVVEHVGPDALAAHYFAGRTDGLRPPSAEQLIVATV, encoded by the coding sequence ATGAGCCAGAAGACATCAGCACCTGACAGCACCGCCGTACGCACCGCGCTGTGGCGCGCGCTGCACACCGAAGTCGACGCGCCGCCGCACGTGCTCGACGACCGGATCGGTCTGCAACTGGCCGAGCCAGATCCGGACTGGCGCCAGCGGCCCGACATGAATCCCGACGGGACCCGCGCGTTCCGCGCGTCGATCGTGGCACGCGCCCGATATCTGGACGACCTGGTTATCGATCGCGCAGCGGCCGGCATCAGGCAATACGTCATTCTTGGCGCCGGGCTGGACACCTTCGCTCAGCGCCATCGCGACATCGTGGTGCGGATCTTCGAGGTGGACCAGCCAGGTACCCAGGACTGGAAGAGGCGCAGGCTCACCGAGATTGGTTATCCGCCCGGAGAGAACCTGCAATTCGTCCCGGTCGACTTCGAACGCGGCGATACGTTCCCGGATGCCTTGCGGGCCAATGGCTTCGACGCACATCATCCAGCAGTGCTCTCGTCGATGGGCGTGAGCATGTATCTGACAAGGGAAGCCACCGAGACGACACTCCGGCAGGTCGCCGCGATGGCGGGCGGTTCGGTGCTGGTCATGACGTTTATGTTGCCGGTGGACTTGGTGGACGCGGCCGAGCGCCCGATGCAGGAATCGGTCGAAGCTGCTGCGGCCGCATCCGGCACGCCGTTCCTCAGTCATTACGCGCCCGAGGAAATGGTCGAGTTGTGCTGCGCCGCAGGGTTTTCCGTGGTTGAGCATGTCGGTCCGGACGCCCTCGCGGCGCACTACTTCGCCGGACGTACCGACGGTCTACGGCCGCCGAGCGCTGAGCAACTTATCGTCGCGACCGTCTAG
- a CDS encoding VOC family protein, giving the protein MTTEGIEAVFLETHNWGKSAKFFQTLGYEIEFATDHNSGQLRRGDGPYLFIAEVPETEPTHRHLVLAVPDADAFELDASVEVVSEWEDTHWGTRLMTVRDPDGREWKLQAPAK; this is encoded by the coding sequence TTCCTGGAAACCCACAACTGGGGCAAGTCGGCGAAGTTCTTTCAGACGCTGGGCTATGAAATCGAGTTCGCGACCGACCACAACTCCGGTCAGCTGCGCCGCGGCGACGGACCGTACCTATTCATCGCGGAGGTTCCTGAGACCGAGCCGACACACAGGCACCTGGTGCTGGCTGTGCCAGACGCCGACGCGTTCGAGCTCGACGCCTCCGTCGAAGTTGTCAGCGAGTGGGAGGACACCCATTGGGGCACAAGGCTGATGACGGTTCGCGACCCCGACGGCCGCGAGTGGAAGCTGCAGGCACCAGCCAAATGA